The Steroidobacteraceae bacterium genomic interval GCGACGTCGGCGCTCGATAGCGAGTCGGAGCGGCGCATTCAAGAAGCGTTGTCGCACTTGATGAGCGGTCGCACGACCTTCGTCATCGCGCACCGGTTATCGACGATTGAACAGGCGGATTTGATCGTCGTCATGCACGAAGGGCGCATTGTCGAGCAGGGCGGTCACGCCGATCTTCTTGCGCGCAACAATCTCTATGCGCAATTGCACCGTCTGCAATTCGCTGTCTAGCGGTTCCGCGATTGGCTGAAGCGCCAGCATATTGGTACGGTGACGGGAGTCCGCCGCTGGTGCTGCGCGTACTGAGCAAGCTATTCTCCGCAGCCGTGACCGTGCGACGCGGGCTCTATGCGCGCCATTGGCTGCGTGCTCGATCATTACCGGTTCCCGTCATCGTGGTCGGCAACCTGACGGTTGGCGGCACCGGCAAGACACCGCTGGTGATCTGGGTCGTCGATCAATTGCAGGCCATGGGCCTGAGGGTAGGCGTGGTATCACGGGGCTATGGGCGAGAAGACCGGCAACTTCGTCGTGTGAGCGCGAGCGACAGGGCTGTCGATGTTGGCGATGAACCTCTGCTCATTGCACGGCGGACCGGTTGCGCGGTCGCCGTTGCAGCACGGCGTATCGACGCGGCGCGACTGCTCGCACCAGAAGTGGACGTGATAGTCAGCGACGATGGTCTGCAGCACTACGCACTGCATCGTGACCTCGAATGGCTGGTGCTCGACGGCCGGCGCGGTGTTGGCAATGGTTATCTCCTGCCCGCCGGGCCATTGCGTGAACCGATCGAGCGCACGCTCGCCGTAGACTGCCTGGTCGTCAACGCCAGCGCGGGCTCCGCGGCAGGCTTGCCGGCACTCTGGAATGCGGTGCCGACCGTACGGATGAGCTATTCAGCGACACGCGCGGTTGCCATCGATGGCGCGAATTCGCTCGACCTGGAATTCTTCCGGGGACAGACCGTCAATGCGGTGGCGGGTATTGGCCAACCGGAAAATTTCTTCGCCATGCTGCGTGCCGCCGGATTGACGCTCAAAACCCGCGCGTTCGCGGATCATCATCAATTCCAGCCGGCGGATCTCGACTTTGGCGACTCGCGACCGGTATTCATGACCGAAAAGGACGCGGTAAAATGTGCTGGCTGGGCGGGCGGCAATTGCTGGGCTGTTCCCGTCGATGCCCAGTTCACCGCAGCGGCAGCGCAAAAACTGCTCGCAACGGTGCGGGAGCGGATTCCAATCAGCAACAGGGGCTATGCACGCCATGGATAAGCGACTTCTGGAAATCCTTGCCTGCCCGGTATGCAAGGGTCCAGTCCAATTTCATCGTGATGCGGCGTCGCTGGTGTGCCGGATGGACAAGCTCGCATTTCCGGTCCGCGACGGAATCGCCATCATGCTGGAAGACGAGGCGCGCCAGCTGGCCGACGGCGATTCGCTTCTCGAACGCCGGGATTGAATTTGCCGGACTTCGCCATAGTCATTCCGGCGCGATTTGCATCGTCGCGTTTTCCCGGCAAGCCGCTGGCGCTCTTGCGTGGCCGACCAGTATTGCGCTGGGTGTGGGAGCGTGCGCGCGACAGTGCGGCCGCACAGGTACTCATCGCGACCGACGATGAACGCATAGCCGCAGTTGCGCGCGGTTTCGGTGCGGACGTCGTCATGACCGATGCGAATCACGCCTCCGGCACTGACAGGATTGCAGAAGTGGCACAACTGCTGCGTTGGCCCGGCGAGCAGCTCATCGTCAACCTGCAGGGCGACGAGCCCAGCATGCCTGCGCCTCTGATCGACCTCGTGGCGAGCACGTCGATACAGCACCCTGCTGCGGATATCGCCACGGCCTGCTGCCGGTTTTCCTCGGTCGCAGAGTGGCACAACCCGAATGCCGTCAAGGTCGTGGGTGCCGCTGACGGCCGTGCGCTTTATTTCAGCCGGGCTCCGATTCCGGCGGCCGTCTCTGGCGACACTCTGCCGTCCCTGGCACGACGGCACATCGGCATCTATGCCTACCGCGTAGCGGCGCTTCGGCGTCTGGCCCGCCTCGGGCCTTGTGACCTCGAGCGTGAGGAACGACTCGAACAGTTGCGGGCATTGCATGCGGGCATGACGATCATGCTTGCCGAGACCGACAAACCGCCGCTCGGCGACGTGAACACGCAGGCCGACCTGGCACGCCTCGAACTGCTCCCGGATTTCTGACACCGCCCAGCAGGCGCCGGTTGCCGGTCAACGGCTACAATAGCGGCAGGATCGCCGCGACCGGGCCGCACTTGTTCAAGACCGAGATGCTTGCCGAATTACTGGACCGTGAGCTCGAGCATTTCGAGCGAACGCACCAGCGGTCGATCCATCAGCTGCAATCGGCGTCCCGGCATTTCCGGGGCGGAGTGCCGATGCACTGGATGGCTGACTGGGGCACGCCCGCACCCCTGGTCGCACGCGAAGCAGTCGGTGCTGTGCTC includes:
- the lpxK gene encoding tetraacyldisaccharide 4'-kinase — encoded protein: MLRVLSKLFSAAVTVRRGLYARHWLRARSLPVPVIVVGNLTVGGTGKTPLVIWVVDQLQAMGLRVGVVSRGYGREDRQLRRVSASDRAVDVGDEPLLIARRTGCAVAVAARRIDAARLLAPEVDVIVSDDGLQHYALHRDLEWLVLDGRRGVGNGYLLPAGPLREPIERTLAVDCLVVNASAGSAAGLPALWNAVPTVRMSYSATRAVAIDGANSLDLEFFRGQTVNAVAGIGQPENFFAMLRAAGLTLKTRAFADHHQFQPADLDFGDSRPVFMTEKDAVKCAGWAGGNCWAVPVDAQFTAAAAQKLLATVRERIPISNRGYARHG
- a CDS encoding Trm112 family protein, with amino-acid sequence MDKRLLEILACPVCKGPVQFHRDAASLVCRMDKLAFPVRDGIAIMLEDEARQLADGDSLLERRD
- the kdsB gene encoding 3-deoxy-manno-octulosonate cytidylyltransferase, which codes for MNLPDFAIVIPARFASSRFPGKPLALLRGRPVLRWVWERARDSAAAQVLIATDDERIAAVARGFGADVVMTDANHASGTDRIAEVAQLLRWPGEQLIVNLQGDEPSMPAPLIDLVASTSIQHPAADIATACCRFSSVAEWHNPNAVKVVGAADGRALYFSRAPIPAAVSGDTLPSLARRHIGIYAYRVAALRRLARLGPCDLEREERLEQLRALHAGMTIMLAETDKPPLGDVNTQADLARLELLPDF